One region of Demequina sp. TMPB413 genomic DNA includes:
- a CDS encoding LLM class flavin-dependent oxidoreductase: MKNIGFLSFGWYSKAPGSKVRTPADLMHDTIALAEAAEDAGMDGAWIRIHHYDQNMSSPFPMLAAMGARTSRVELGTGVINMRYENPLYMAEAAATADLISGGRLHLGVSRGSPEAPLDGPGSFGYPLPAGKTPAEDAAERIARFREAISGVGIAEPGPQAHVMRGQLLPITPQSPGLSDRIWYGAGNTESARRVGALGMHLMSSTLVLEATGEPLGVVQNRQLEAFRDSWREAGHEGEPRVSVSRSIMPIIDDATRTYFGPLLERDTMGANRDQVGEIDNSISTFGKSYVGDVDKIVRELRDDDAVMSADTVLVTIPNQLGADFNRTTFDAFVAIRDALA; encoded by the coding sequence GTGAAGAACATCGGCTTTCTCTCGTTCGGGTGGTACTCGAAGGCGCCCGGGTCGAAGGTGCGCACGCCTGCCGATCTCATGCACGACACGATTGCGCTGGCGGAAGCGGCGGAAGACGCTGGCATGGACGGCGCGTGGATTCGCATCCACCACTACGACCAGAACATGTCCTCCCCGTTCCCGATGCTCGCTGCGATGGGAGCCCGCACCTCCCGTGTGGAACTGGGTACCGGCGTCATCAACATGCGCTACGAGAACCCGCTGTACATGGCGGAGGCCGCCGCGACGGCCGACCTCATTTCCGGCGGGCGCCTCCACCTGGGCGTCTCCCGAGGGTCACCAGAGGCGCCGCTCGACGGCCCAGGGTCTTTTGGCTACCCGTTGCCGGCTGGCAAGACGCCCGCCGAAGACGCCGCCGAACGGATCGCGCGCTTTCGGGAAGCCATCTCCGGCGTCGGCATCGCGGAGCCAGGCCCTCAGGCGCACGTGATGCGCGGGCAGTTGCTGCCGATCACTCCCCAGTCCCCCGGGCTGAGCGACCGCATCTGGTACGGAGCTGGCAATACCGAGTCCGCGCGCAGGGTAGGCGCGCTCGGCATGCACCTCATGTCTTCCACGCTGGTGCTTGAGGCGACAGGCGAGCCGCTCGGAGTGGTGCAGAACAGGCAGCTCGAGGCGTTCAGGGACTCGTGGCGCGAGGCCGGTCACGAGGGCGAGCCGCGCGTGTCGGTCTCGCGTTCGATCATGCCCATCATCGACGACGCCACGAGGACCTACTTTGGCCCCCTGCTGGAGCGCGACACGATGGGCGCCAACCGGGACCAGGTGGGCGAGATTGACAACTCGATCAGCACCTTCGGCAAGTCCTACGTGGGCGATGTGGACAAGATCGTGCGCGAACTTCGCGACGACGACGCGGTGATGTCTGCCGACACGGTGTTGGTGACCATCCCCAACCAGTTGGGCGCCGATTTCAACCGCACCACGTTCGACGCGTTCGTGGCCATCAGGGACGCGCTCGCTTAG
- a CDS encoding S8 family peptidase, with translation MTPAEGDEQSRGILVSFESMPGLELALGSFDNRGAGDQPELRAVRSESNAHGDVVQIATVFIPDGKRQYFLRKIEKYLQTLHKRHADNYKLVESIASVRRATLLGLWTDQVEAFPLDSSVTVWWEVWLAHDGDGVAERQRFAAIAAENELSVSDHYLGFAERSVVLVKASVDQLSGCLRLLADALAELRRPHEIAALLTSMTATEQSEWVDDLVSRLVPPADDAPAVCVLDTGVQHGHPLLAGSLSVADTHVAKATWASTPSGGHGTEMAGLALYYDLKYAVTTASPVHLKHRLESVKILAGETAQAPDVFGAVTARAVARPEIEASQRARVFLLAVTAEAAPETDFAGAPTAWSAAVDALTFGRSVGDLGETVVVLDRDETPQPRLFVVSAGNIRELNSSEDHLDRSDLEPVEDPAHAWNALTVGAYSATDDMAHADPIFDGYVPISPRGELSAVSRTSVAFDARNWPFKPEVVADGGNAAWPPGGGVADTPENLALLTTRLQSPGQGFFTTTRDTSAASAQVAAIAADIQAAYPALRPETVRALLVHSAEWTERMRDRFSKATTKADSAKLLRRYGMGVPSAERALRSAQDALTLISEAKIHPFRREAEAQDARAHEMNLHTLPWPVAELRDLGEAQVRLRVTLSYFIEPNPSRRGWSGRWAYPSFGLRFAVKRPEDALHEFVERNNVLARDEDASGPMRLDTEIGWLFGSQQQQRPGSLHTDIWSGNAADLADKGAIAVFPVSGWWKYRKGLDQSDRGAHYSLVVSIESPEIEVDLWTPTQQQIVAASGVPTVIGR, from the coding sequence GTGACACCCGCAGAAGGCGATGAACAGAGCCGGGGCATTCTCGTGTCGTTCGAGTCGATGCCGGGCCTTGAGCTTGCGCTAGGCAGCTTCGACAACCGCGGCGCCGGCGACCAACCGGAGCTTCGAGCCGTGCGTTCAGAGAGCAACGCACACGGCGACGTTGTGCAGATCGCTACAGTGTTCATTCCTGACGGGAAGAGACAGTATTTCCTGCGCAAGATCGAGAAGTACCTGCAAACGCTCCATAAGAGACACGCTGACAACTACAAGTTGGTGGAGTCCATCGCCTCCGTCCGGAGGGCAACTCTACTCGGGCTCTGGACAGATCAAGTAGAGGCCTTTCCTCTTGACTCGTCAGTAACTGTCTGGTGGGAGGTTTGGCTCGCACACGACGGCGATGGTGTCGCCGAGCGCCAGCGCTTCGCGGCCATCGCAGCTGAGAACGAACTGTCCGTCAGCGACCACTACTTGGGTTTCGCCGAGCGCTCCGTGGTCCTAGTCAAGGCGTCGGTGGATCAGTTGTCGGGCTGCCTTCGGTTACTCGCTGACGCACTGGCCGAGTTGCGGCGCCCACACGAGATCGCTGCTCTCTTGACATCGATGACGGCAACCGAACAGTCGGAGTGGGTCGACGACCTGGTCTCGCGCCTCGTGCCGCCCGCCGACGATGCGCCAGCTGTCTGTGTGCTCGACACTGGCGTACAACACGGTCATCCGCTCTTGGCTGGCTCTCTCAGTGTCGCTGATACGCACGTGGCGAAAGCGACGTGGGCGAGCACGCCTTCCGGAGGTCATGGCACGGAGATGGCTGGACTCGCCCTCTACTACGACCTCAAGTACGCGGTCACAACCGCGTCACCTGTCCATCTCAAGCACCGGCTCGAGTCGGTGAAGATCCTGGCCGGCGAGACCGCCCAAGCGCCAGATGTTTTTGGTGCGGTCACGGCTCGCGCCGTTGCTCGGCCGGAGATTGAAGCTTCGCAACGAGCGCGGGTCTTCCTGCTCGCGGTGACCGCCGAGGCCGCACCTGAGACTGACTTCGCAGGAGCACCGACCGCTTGGTCGGCGGCTGTTGATGCATTGACTTTTGGGCGTTCAGTTGGTGATCTTGGCGAGACGGTCGTCGTACTCGATCGCGACGAGACGCCACAACCGCGCCTATTTGTGGTGTCAGCGGGCAATATTCGTGAACTGAACTCATCTGAAGATCACCTGGACCGAAGTGATCTGGAACCTGTCGAAGACCCTGCGCATGCATGGAATGCACTCACCGTAGGAGCCTACTCAGCCACTGACGACATGGCGCACGCGGATCCGATCTTTGATGGCTATGTACCGATCTCTCCGCGGGGCGAACTCTCCGCCGTTAGCCGCACTTCAGTGGCGTTTGACGCCAGAAACTGGCCATTCAAACCCGAGGTCGTCGCGGACGGAGGGAACGCCGCATGGCCGCCCGGCGGCGGAGTAGCTGACACACCTGAGAACCTCGCACTCCTCACGACAAGGCTTCAATCGCCGGGGCAGGGCTTCTTCACGACGACACGGGACACGTCAGCCGCCTCCGCGCAGGTCGCGGCGATAGCAGCGGACATTCAGGCGGCCTATCCCGCACTAAGGCCCGAGACGGTTCGCGCACTCCTAGTCCACTCTGCCGAGTGGACGGAGAGGATGCGGGACAGATTTTCGAAGGCAACGACCAAGGCAGATTCGGCAAAGTTGCTGAGGCGCTATGGCATGGGCGTACCCAGCGCAGAGCGCGCCTTACGCAGTGCTCAAGACGCACTCACTCTGATTTCTGAAGCGAAAATCCACCCCTTCCGCCGCGAGGCTGAAGCCCAGGACGCGCGTGCGCACGAAATGAACCTCCACACGCTTCCTTGGCCGGTCGCTGAGTTGCGGGACCTTGGTGAAGCACAGGTGCGGCTTCGGGTGACATTGTCGTATTTCATCGAGCCGAACCCCTCCAGACGAGGCTGGAGTGGACGCTGGGCATACCCGTCGTTCGGTTTGCGTTTTGCGGTCAAGCGGCCTGAAGACGCCTTGCACGAGTTCGTTGAACGCAACAACGTTCTAGCGCGCGACGAGGATGCCTCAGGCCCAATGAGGCTCGACACGGAGATTGGATGGCTCTTTGGTTCCCAGCAACAACAGCGCCCTGGGTCGCTCCACACCGATATATGGAGCGGGAACGCTGCGGATCTCGCAGACAAGGGAGCCATCGCGGTGTTCCCCGTCTCAGGGTGGTGGAAGTATCGCAAAGGTCTCGATCAGAGTGACCGGGGTGCGCACTACTCCCTAGTTGTCAGCATTGAGTCGCCTGAGATCGAAGTTGATTTGTGGACTCCGACGCAACAACAGATAGTTGCGGCCTCGGGTGTGCCAACGGTGATCGGGCGCTGA
- a CDS encoding ATP-binding protein — translation MATNDQVKALVNSHASGDDSQFYSIAIQVAAKAARSGQDKFARELRDLVDSLQKRSSPSSRIAAVVPLAQPRGELSSLLTVAYPEDKLADLVLSEPLAERIAHVLLEQRRSEVLTRHGLRPVRRLLLVGPPGTGKTSTARVIAGELGMPLFAIRLDTLITKFMGETAAKLRLVFDALAETRGVYLFDEVDALAGNRAASNDVGEIRRVLNSFLQFLEEDSSESVVVAATNHPRLLDGALYRRFDVVMDFELPGDDAIRAVVRNRLATFGTSRVSWTKVIDAARGLSHAEISMAAENAAKRCVLGGRTTISTGELVSAMRSRPRANSVQGEMA, via the coding sequence GTGGCAACCAACGACCAGGTGAAAGCGCTGGTGAACAGTCACGCCAGCGGCGACGACTCCCAGTTCTACTCAATCGCGATTCAGGTCGCCGCAAAGGCGGCTCGCTCAGGTCAAGACAAATTCGCGCGCGAACTCCGGGACCTGGTCGATAGTCTCCAGAAGCGTTCATCGCCTTCTTCCCGAATCGCGGCGGTCGTCCCACTGGCGCAGCCGCGAGGCGAACTTTCGTCACTGCTCACGGTGGCGTACCCAGAAGACAAGTTGGCAGACCTCGTGCTCTCCGAACCGTTGGCGGAGCGAATCGCGCACGTACTCCTTGAGCAAAGACGCTCGGAGGTGCTTACCAGGCACGGGCTGCGGCCCGTGCGCCGACTCTTATTGGTCGGTCCTCCAGGAACGGGCAAGACTTCAACTGCCCGAGTGATCGCGGGTGAACTTGGCATGCCGCTCTTTGCGATTCGACTCGACACGCTCATCACAAAGTTCATGGGGGAGACTGCGGCGAAACTCCGCCTGGTCTTCGACGCACTGGCCGAAACGCGCGGGGTGTATCTGTTCGATGAGGTGGACGCGCTTGCTGGGAATCGCGCCGCATCCAACGACGTTGGCGAGATTCGGCGAGTGTTGAACTCGTTTCTTCAGTTCCTCGAGGAGGACTCATCGGAGAGTGTCGTTGTCGCGGCCACGAACCACCCGCGGCTACTCGACGGCGCGCTCTACCGGCGATTTGACGTGGTCATGGATTTCGAGTTGCCGGGAGATGACGCGATTCGTGCCGTGGTTCGCAACCGTCTGGCGACATTTGGCACTAGTCGCGTGAGTTGGACCAAGGTTATCGATGCCGCGAGGGGCCTGAGCCACGCAGAGATCTCAATGGCTGCCGAGAATGCGGCGAAGCGCTGTGTGCTTGGCGGGCGCACCACTATCTCGACTGGCGAACTGGTCTCGGCCATGAGGAGCCGTCCACGGGCGAACTCAGTTCAAGGCGAGATGGCCTAG
- the purQ gene encoding phosphoribosylformylglycinamidine synthase subunit PurQ: MTARIGVVTFPGSLDDRDALRAVRLAGAEPVSLFHADADLQGVDAVVLPGGFSYGDYLRAGAIARFAPIMDTIVDAANGGMPVLGICNGFQVLTEVHLLPGSMIKNEHLHFVCRDQTLRVENAETAWTTEYREGEEIVIPLKNQDGQYVADEHTLDELEGEGRVAFRYVGWNPNGSRRDIAGITNARGNVVGLMPHPEHAVEPGFGPDSVEGGRTGTDGIAFFTSAIKGLMARA; this comes from the coding sequence GTGACCGCTCGCATCGGCGTCGTCACCTTTCCGGGCTCCCTCGACGACCGTGACGCCCTGCGCGCCGTCCGTCTTGCAGGCGCGGAGCCGGTCTCACTGTTCCACGCCGACGCTGACCTCCAGGGCGTCGACGCCGTGGTGCTTCCCGGTGGCTTCAGCTACGGCGACTACCTGCGAGCAGGTGCGATCGCGCGCTTCGCGCCCATTATGGACACGATCGTGGACGCGGCGAATGGCGGCATGCCCGTGCTCGGCATCTGCAACGGATTCCAGGTGCTCACCGAGGTGCACCTGCTGCCGGGCTCGATGATCAAGAACGAGCACTTGCACTTCGTGTGCCGCGACCAGACTTTGCGTGTCGAGAACGCGGAGACGGCCTGGACCACCGAGTACCGCGAGGGCGAAGAGATCGTGATCCCGCTCAAGAACCAAGACGGCCAGTACGTGGCCGACGAGCACACACTCGACGAGCTTGAGGGCGAGGGCCGCGTGGCGTTCCGCTACGTGGGCTGGAACCCCAACGGTTCGCGCCGCGACATCGCAGGCATCACCAACGCACGCGGCAACGTCGTGGGTCTCATGCCGCACCCCGAGCACGCGGTGGAGCCTGGCTTTGGCCCCGACTCAGTTGAGGGTGGCCGCACCGGCACGGACGGTATCGCGTTCTTCACGTCGGCCATCAAGGGACTGATGGCGCGGGCGTAG
- the purS gene encoding phosphoribosylformylglycinamidine synthase subunit PurS, giving the protein MPKIIVDVMPKPEILDPQGKAIGAALARLGIEGFREVRQGKRFELKVHGEITDEVLAKVQHAAETLLSNPVIEDVVSVKQKECGGNCGCGHAKSSETPNGQKDLLA; this is encoded by the coding sequence ATGCCGAAGATCATTGTGGACGTCATGCCCAAGCCCGAAATCCTCGATCCTCAGGGGAAGGCTATCGGCGCCGCGCTCGCGCGCCTTGGCATCGAGGGTTTTCGTGAGGTGCGACAGGGCAAGCGCTTTGAGCTGAAGGTGCACGGCGAGATCACGGACGAGGTGCTCGCCAAGGTCCAGCACGCTGCAGAGACGTTGCTCAGCAACCCCGTGATCGAAGACGTGGTCTCCGTCAAGCAAAAGGAGTGCGGCGGCAATTGCGGGTGCGGTCACGCGAAGTCTTCAGAGACGCCAAACGGACAGAAGGACCTGCTGGCGTGA
- a CDS encoding diguanylate cyclase: MARRVADGLRRYSRPFSRWAGRNRNAETGAFASALRLLHGLALVSLLAALPNLIEKGVEESVFGPLGFAILLVSWSVHRPRRTMVTAVDAVEAVAILMVSLGMERTWQAIVIVLATLWYRSLGGSAWSVVARIALYTSGVAVESAITEGGVSWEDAAVAFGSLPFWVGTAVVARRMGLMLLEHDKVSAIGAVEAKLSAIVVADPDSAPLAELASDSWHELCDVVPGLRIVRLELRDGSLHAVEYAGRWERTPTVELKLDEREVSRWDLLPSIRAGNLPHLDEAAGELCRWGLGPQLDPEGLRRVLVGIPQHVSPRLVTAATGALERTELMQQHARDHVLLGVQAHTDELTGLDNRLGFFATLAILEGKGQPMCLVFVDLDDFKDVNDKYGHAVGDEVLREVAQRLRDIGPTAASVARLGGDEFGVLFEGAGLAVGSQAGERAESALAQPLVTSAGPVRMGMSWGVATVEDGNTSNLLARADSEMYRQKRSHRAMAGRDRRSTA, from the coding sequence ATGGCACGACGAGTCGCCGATGGCCTTCGTCGCTACTCGCGACCCTTCAGTAGGTGGGCCGGCAGAAACCGCAACGCGGAGACTGGCGCATTTGCCTCGGCGCTTCGGCTACTCCACGGGCTCGCACTGGTGTCCTTGCTGGCGGCATTACCCAACTTGATCGAAAAGGGCGTAGAGGAGTCGGTCTTTGGCCCGCTCGGCTTCGCGATTCTGCTCGTCTCGTGGTCGGTGCACCGCCCTAGGCGAACGATGGTCACCGCGGTGGACGCGGTGGAAGCCGTCGCCATCCTCATGGTCTCCCTCGGCATGGAGCGGACCTGGCAGGCGATCGTCATCGTGCTAGCCACGCTCTGGTATCGGTCCCTCGGCGGGTCCGCGTGGTCGGTCGTTGCTCGCATCGCGCTTTACACGTCGGGCGTGGCTGTCGAGTCAGCCATCACGGAAGGCGGCGTGAGTTGGGAAGACGCTGCCGTCGCCTTCGGCTCGCTCCCGTTCTGGGTGGGCACCGCAGTAGTCGCCCGACGCATGGGCCTGATGTTGCTCGAACACGACAAGGTGTCAGCGATCGGCGCTGTCGAGGCAAAGCTCAGCGCCATCGTCGTGGCCGACCCCGACTCGGCCCCACTCGCGGAACTGGCCTCCGACTCGTGGCACGAACTATGCGACGTGGTGCCCGGATTGCGGATCGTGCGCCTGGAGCTTCGCGACGGCTCCCTCCACGCCGTCGAGTACGCGGGCCGCTGGGAGCGCACGCCAACGGTGGAACTGAAACTCGACGAGCGCGAGGTAAGCCGTTGGGATCTACTCCCCTCCATCCGGGCGGGAAATCTGCCTCACCTGGACGAAGCGGCCGGGGAACTCTGCCGGTGGGGATTGGGCCCTCAACTTGATCCCGAAGGGCTGAGGCGCGTGCTCGTCGGCATCCCACAGCACGTCAGCCCGCGGCTTGTCACAGCGGCGACCGGAGCGCTCGAGCGGACAGAGCTCATGCAACAACACGCGCGGGACCACGTCCTCTTGGGTGTTCAGGCCCACACTGATGAACTCACGGGGCTCGACAACAGGCTGGGCTTCTTCGCCACGTTGGCCATCCTGGAGGGCAAGGGCCAACCGATGTGCCTGGTCTTCGTTGATCTCGATGACTTCAAGGACGTGAACGACAAGTACGGGCACGCTGTCGGGGACGAGGTGCTTCGCGAAGTCGCCCAGCGTCTTCGGGACATCGGCCCGACTGCAGCCTCGGTGGCGCGCTTGGGCGGCGACGAGTTCGGCGTGCTGTTTGAAGGCGCGGGGCTCGCCGTGGGTTCGCAAGCCGGCGAACGGGCAGAGTCAGCGCTCGCGCAACCTCTGGTGACCTCGGCTGGTCCTGTGCGGATGGGAATGAGTTGGGGGGTCGCCACCGTGGAGGACGGCAATACGTCCAACCTGTTGGCTCGCGCCGATAGCGAGATGTACCGGCAGAAGCGCTCGCATCGGGCCATGGCCGGGCGCGATCGCCGCTCCACCGCCTAG